CAATCCGAATGGACCTCAACGCTGCGCAAGCTCGTCTCGAAGCAGCTCGCGGCCCCCTCCTCCGCGCTGAAGGAGCTGGCAGGAACAGCCGTGCAAAAATACGGCGAAGCAAGCAACGCAGCCGTGCCGAAGACGTCTCCGCTCCTTGAGCAGGCTCAGCTCCAGCTAATGAAGGCGCTGAAGCTGATGGGCGATGCGGCCCAACGCAGCGCCGGCAGCGCGGACGGCCAATCGGGGCCTGACGTCGCGAAGCAGCTGGAGAAGGACGCGTTCTACCACGAAGGGGTCAAGCAGGCGAACGCCGGACAGCTGAGCTATTACGGCGCCATGTTGAAATGGGCCAGTTCCGTGGACTCCGATATTCCCCCCGATTACAACAGCACCGAGCTGATTGAAGTTTCGCAGTGGAAGAAGCTTCCGCTAGCTGTCAAAAACGTGATTATGGCCGCTCAGCTGAACGCACGAGCGGTGCTTGCCCCCTTTTATCCGCAGGATTTGACGGCGCGCGTCGATGCGTTTATCGATTCCGGTCAGGACGGCCGCATGAAAATCCAGACGGTTCAAGCTATCGCCGATCTGCTGATCGGTACGGACGCCGTCCGCGCCGGTGATTTTCGCAGCAGCCAGGCCGCGCTTTACGGCAAGGAAGTACTGCCGATGCTTCCGTTTTTCTCCGAAGGGTAACTCAGTCGTATTCGAACCCGGCATGCGAGGCAACGGCGGCCATTCCGCCCAATACGTTTTGGAGACCGCCGAAGCCTCTTTCGTGTAAATAACGGCATACGGCCTCGCTTCGGACGCCGTGGGCACATATAATGTACAGCGGTTTGTCGCGCGGCAGCTCATCGATTCGCCCGGGAATCGTATTCATCGGCATCAGCGTCGTTTGCTCCAGATGGTAATAATCCCATTCCGGCTGCTCCCGCACGTCGATTACCTGGTCTGCGGACAGCCCGCCCTCCCGCATCCGGCGGACGAATTCCAGCGGCTCCACGTCCGTCCATCGCTTCATTTACATTCCCTCCAAATTCCAGGTAGGATCCCGCGCCTCATCATAACGAAAATTTCACATTTCGGCAAGTTTCGGCATTGCAATTGCCGGCTTACCTGCTATAAAATAAGAAAAGCTTTTGTTGTGCGGTTTTTGCCGTCCTTGCGGTCATTCGACAAGCATGTGCGGCGGCTTGCGGCGCAAGCGATCAAACTCTCGTCCGGCTGACCGGGAAGCGTCGGCTTCGGCGGGGGTTTTTCGCTTCTATTTCATTTTTTCAGGAGGCATTTCGACATGTTCAAAGTTCTAGTCTCAGACCCGATCAGCGACCTCGGCATTCAAAAGCTGGCAGATGCCGAGGATGTCGCCGTCGATAAAAAGCCCGGACTCAGCGAGGACGAACTGATTGCGATTATCGGCGAATACGACGCCCTGCTCGTGCGCAGCCAGACGCGCGTAACGCCGCGTATTATGGAAGCCGGCAAGCAGCTGAAGGTAATCGGCCGCGCCGGCGTCGGCGTCGACAATATCGATCTGGATGCCGCGACGCAGCGCGGTATTATCGTCATCAACGCGCCGGACGGAAATACGATTACGACCTGCGAGCACACGTTTGCGATGATGATGGCCGTCGCCCGCCACATTCCGCAGGCGTATCATAAAACCGTCGGCGGGGAATGGGACCGGAAATCGTTCCTCGGCGTCGAGCTTCGGAGCAAAATCCTCGGCGTGCTCGGCATGGGCCGGATCGGCAGCGAGGTCGCCAAACGCGCGAAGGCGTTCGGCATGGAAATTTGGGGCTACGATCCGTTCCTGACGGAAGAACGCGCCGAGAAGCTGGGCGTCCGCCTCTCCACCGTCGACGATATCGTGCGCAACGCCGACTTTATGACGGTTCATACGCCGCTGACGCCGGAAACGCGCCATATGATTTCCCGCCCGCAGTTCGAAGTGATGAAGAAAGGGATGCGCATCGTGAACTGCGCACGCGGCGGCATCATCGACGAAGCCGCTCTCGTTGAAGCGATCGGTCAGGGCATCGTGGCCGGGGCGGCATTCGACGTATTCGAAGTGGAGCCGCCGGCGGCGGATCATCCGTTTCTGAACAATCCGAAAATCATCGTGACGCCGCATCTCGGCGCATCCACCGTCGAAGCCCAGGAAAACGTCGCGATCGACGTCTCCGAGCAGGTGCTGAATATTTTGCGCGGCAAGCCGTTTATCAATGCCGTCAATATGCCGCCGATTCCGGCGAACGTGCTGAGCGTCCTGCAGCCGTATTTCAGCCTTGGCGAGAAGTTGGGCAGCTTTGCCGCCCAGCTGACCGAAGGCGCCGTGGAGGATATCATCATCAACTACGCCGGCGAGCTGGCCGACGTCGATACGCAGCCGCTCACCCGCTATATCGTGCGCGGCGTGCTGGCGCACCACCTCGGCATCGAGCAGGTGAACGTGGTCAACTCCATGCATCTGGCCAAGGAGCGGAGCGTCAATATCGTCGTGCAGACGTCGCGCGCGGCCCGCGATTTTACGAATCTCGTCTCGGTTACGCTCCGTTCGAAGAAGGAAGAGCGTCTCGTCGCCGGCACGCTGCTGACAGGCTACGGGCACCGGATCGTGCAGATCGACAAATTCCCGGTCGACGTCGCGCCGGAGGGCAATCTGATTCTCGTCTCGCATAACGACAAGCCGGGCATCATCGGGCGCGTCGGTACGCTGCTCGGCAGCAACGACGTCAATATCGCGACGATGCAGGTCGGCCGTCAGCTGGCCGGCGGCGCCGCTATCATGGTGCTTTCGGTCGACAAGCCGGCGACAAAGGAACAGCTCGCCGAGCTGACGAAGCTGCCCGACCTGAACAACGCCAAAGAAATCGTATTGGTTTAAAAACGAAATTGGGCTCCTTTTGTAAGACAAGAAGCGCTTCCGCGAACGGAGCGCTTCTTTTTTCGTTTATTTACGGCGCGTTGTTTCACGACCAACAAGATTTATCGGCCTGCTTCAACAAATCCGGCTAAGATTCGTTCCGGCACCGGAAAATTGAAATCGCCGGTTAATGCTCCGGGACACGGGCAGCTTAGGCACTGAACTTTCCGGAAGTCGACGATGCACCGTTGATCGAAACATCCGCCTCGGATAGCTGCTCCAGACTTTTTCCTTTCGTTTCCACCCCAAGCTTCCAAGTGGTGATACCCATTATGGCGTACATGATTGCAATCATTGAAAGCAGTCCAGTCGCCTTGCCGATTTCAAAAATGTATCCCGCCAAATACGGGATGAGACTTGCGCTTACAAGCGCAACGACAACCGAGGCTCCCGTTCCGAACGCCCGGATTCGTGTCGGATAAATTTCCGGCGCATACAGCCACGTTGTCGTGTTAAGGAGCATAAACATGAGCTGCAGGATCGAACCGAGCAGAAGGATCATAAACGTCGACTGCGACAAACCGAACAGCAGGGCGATCGCAAAAGCGATCAAGGATCCCCAGCCGAGCACCATTTTCCGGCCAAGCTTGGCGGCGAAATACGAAGACAGAATCGCTCCGACCAGCCCTCCAGTATTAATGACCATGGAATAGAACAGGCTGTTTACGATCGTAAAGCCTTGTTCCACGAGGACGGACGGCATAAAAACCGTGATTGCCACCTGCGCGCCGAACGTAAGCGCGGATATGATCCACAGCCCCACCGTCCGTTTCGCCAGGCCTGCCGAGAAAATATCGCGAAACCGGACTTTTTCCTTCTCGTACGTACCGGCGACGCTGTCAAAAAATTTCTTGATCCGCAGTTTCTTCGCTTTCAGCGTGTTTTGCTCAAAAATCGACAGCACACGGTTCAACTCGTCCACTTTGCCTCTGGACATCAGGTACCGCGGCGACTCCGGAATATATTTGCGATAGATCCAGAGCAAAACGGCCGGTGCCGCCAAAATGCCGAGCAGCCACCTCCACGTCACTTCATCCCCGCCCAAAAATGCTGAAAAAGGCCCCAAAATGAGATAAGCAATCGCCGCCGAAAGGAATATGCCGAGCCCGCCGGCTGCAACATTGACAATGGCGACGGACGAGCCGCGGTTCTTGGTCGGAACGAATTCGCTGACAATCGTAATTCCCGTGTTCAGCTCACCGCCCAGTCCCAGCCCGACGATAAAACGTCCGAGGAGCAAAATTTCCAGATTAGGCGCAAACGCGGCGATAAGAGCGCCGAACGTATACAGCCCCAAATTGTACATGTACGTAATCCGGCGCCCGATCAGATCGCCTAATATGCCTGCAATCAAGGAGCCTACCGCCATACCGCCAAATGTTAAGGTCGTCAGCAATCCGACCTCGGTCTTCGATA
This genomic window from Paenibacillus humicola contains:
- the serA gene encoding phosphoglycerate dehydrogenase — protein: MFKVLVSDPISDLGIQKLADAEDVAVDKKPGLSEDELIAIIGEYDALLVRSQTRVTPRIMEAGKQLKVIGRAGVGVDNIDLDAATQRGIIVINAPDGNTITTCEHTFAMMMAVARHIPQAYHKTVGGEWDRKSFLGVELRSKILGVLGMGRIGSEVAKRAKAFGMEIWGYDPFLTEERAEKLGVRLSTVDDIVRNADFMTVHTPLTPETRHMISRPQFEVMKKGMRIVNCARGGIIDEAALVEAIGQGIVAGAAFDVFEVEPPAADHPFLNNPKIIVTPHLGASTVEAQENVAIDVSEQVLNILRGKPFINAVNMPPIPANVLSVLQPYFSLGEKLGSFAAQLTEGAVEDIIINYAGELADVDTQPLTRYIVRGVLAHHLGIEQVNVVNSMHLAKERSVNIVVQTSRAARDFTNLVSVTLRSKKEERLVAGTLLTGYGHRIVQIDKFPVDVAPEGNLILVSHNDKPGIIGRVGTLLGSNDVNIATMQVGRQLAGGAAIMVLSVDKPATKEQLAELTKLPDLNNAKEIVLV
- a CDS encoding rhodanese-like domain-containing protein — encoded protein: MKRWTDVEPLEFVRRMREGGLSADQVIDVREQPEWDYYHLEQTTLMPMNTIPGRIDELPRDKPLYIICAHGVRSEAVCRYLHERGFGGLQNVLGGMAAVASHAGFEYD
- a CDS encoding MFS transporter; the encoded protein is MNSLKQQFETLGSIIDRIQFRSVHKWLIFLIALGAVFDAIEQYNIGYAAPLLTQQWGLSKTEVGLLTTLTFGGMAVGSLIAGILGDLIGRRITYMYNLGLYTFGALIAAFAPNLEILLLGRFIVGLGLGGELNTGITIVSEFVPTKNRGSSVAIVNVAAGGLGIFLSAAIAYLILGPFSAFLGGDEVTWRWLLGILAAPAVLLWIYRKYIPESPRYLMSRGKVDELNRVLSIFEQNTLKAKKLRIKKFFDSVAGTYEKEKVRFRDIFSAGLAKRTVGLWIISALTFGAQVAITVFMPSVLVEQGFTIVNSLFYSMVINTGGLVGAILSSYFAAKLGRKMVLGWGSLIAFAIALLFGLSQSTFMILLLGSILQLMFMLLNTTTWLYAPEIYPTRIRAFGTGASVVVALVSASLIPYLAGYIFEIGKATGLLSMIAIMYAIMGITTWKLGVETKGKSLEQLSEADVSINGASSTSGKFSA